In Treponema sp. OMZ 798, the following proteins share a genomic window:
- the gap gene encoding type I glyceraldehyde-3-phosphate dehydrogenase: MKVAINGFGRIGRLVFQALVNQNLLGKDKFDVVAVVDLSTDAKYFAYQLKYDSVQGKMNAEIGTDGDDVLVVNGHKIKCISGKGLTPAQLPWKELGIEVVIESTGIYTNEKAYEHIEAGAKKVIISAPGKSKDPSKPIKTFVMGVNENEYKASEHHVVSNASCTTNCLAPVVHVLLKEGFGIETGLMTTIHAYTATQKTVDGVSLKDWRGGRAAAVNIIPSTTGAAKAVGEVLPTTKGKLTGMSFRVPTPTGSVVDLTIRTEKDTSIEEIDAAIKKASESYLKGVLAYCDEEIVSTDIIHDAHSSIYDSKATLQNNLPGEKRFFKLVSWYDNEWGYSNRVIDLLKFITK, encoded by the coding sequence ATGAAAGTAGCTATCAACGGATTCGGAAGAATCGGAAGACTTGTTTTTCAAGCCTTGGTAAATCAAAATTTGCTTGGAAAAGACAAATTCGATGTTGTTGCAGTTGTTGATCTTTCAACGGATGCAAAGTATTTTGCCTATCAACTAAAATATGATTCGGTTCAAGGCAAAATGAATGCCGAAATAGGCACTGACGGAGATGATGTGCTTGTAGTAAACGGACACAAAATTAAATGTATATCGGGAAAAGGTTTGACTCCTGCACAATTACCGTGGAAAGAACTCGGAATAGAGGTAGTAATTGAAAGTACCGGTATTTACACAAATGAAAAGGCCTATGAGCATATTGAAGCCGGAGCAAAAAAAGTTATTATTTCCGCTCCCGGAAAAAGTAAAGATCCTTCAAAACCCATTAAAACCTTTGTTATGGGCGTCAACGAAAACGAGTACAAGGCATCAGAGCATCATGTAGTTTCAAATGCAAGCTGTACAACAAACTGCTTGGCTCCCGTAGTTCATGTGCTTTTAAAAGAAGGCTTCGGCATTGAAACAGGTCTTATGACAACCATCCACGCCTACACGGCAACTCAAAAGACGGTAGACGGAGTTTCTCTCAAAGACTGGAGAGGCGGACGGGCTGCAGCCGTAAATATTATCCCCTCAACCACAGGGGCGGCAAAGGCTGTAGGAGAAGTTCTGCCGACTACAAAGGGAAAGCTGACCGGCATGTCCTTTAGGGTTCCTACCCCCACAGGTTCTGTTGTTGACTTAACAATACGTACCGAAAAAGATACCTCCATCGAAGAAATCGATGCAGCTATCAAAAAAGCTTCAGAAAGCTATCTAAAGGGTGTTTTAGCCTATTGTGATGAAGAAATTGTTTCTACAGACATTATCCATGATGCTCATTCTTCAATCTATGACAGCAAGGCAACCTTACAAAACAACCTTCCCGGTGAAAAGAGATTCTTTAAACTTGTTTCGTGGTATGATAATGAGTGGGGTTATTCCAACAGAGTAATAGATTTACTTAAATTTATAACAAAGTAA
- a CDS encoding YebC/PmpR family DNA-binding transcriptional regulator, with translation MSGHSKWATIKHAKGAADAKRGQLFTKFIKEISIAAKMGGGDPATNPRLRTAVLKARAANMPKDNIERAIKKGTGELGAVNYEELLYEGYGPGGVAVLVEVLTDNKNRTAASVRNIFTKSGGNLGATGSVAYMFNRKGVIEYDAEVVSEEAIMEAALEAGAEDIAAEDGVITVTTDPNDFASVLEALQEKGFESVSAAVSMVPDTYVALDADTTQKALKMIDKLEEDDDVQTVSSNIEIPEGFEMPE, from the coding sequence ATGTCAGGACATAGTAAATGGGCTACAATTAAACATGCCAAAGGTGCAGCTGATGCTAAAAGAGGTCAGTTGTTTACTAAATTTATCAAAGAAATTTCAATTGCTGCAAAAATGGGAGGCGGAGATCCTGCTACCAACCCGCGGCTTAGAACAGCTGTTTTAAAAGCTCGTGCTGCAAACATGCCTAAAGACAACATAGAAAGAGCAATTAAAAAGGGTACCGGAGAACTTGGTGCCGTAAACTATGAAGAGCTTTTGTACGAAGGCTACGGCCCGGGCGGAGTTGCCGTTTTGGTTGAAGTTCTAACGGACAATAAAAACAGAACAGCAGCCAGTGTTCGAAATATTTTTACAAAGAGCGGCGGAAACTTGGGAGCAACAGGTTCCGTAGCTTATATGTTTAACCGAAAAGGTGTTATAGAATACGATGCCGAAGTGGTAAGCGAAGAAGCCATCATGGAAGCAGCTCTTGAAGCCGGTGCAGAAGACATTGCGGCTGAAGACGGCGTTATTACCGTTACGACAGATCCCAACGACTTTGCCTCTGTTCTTGAAGCCTTACAGGAAAAGGGCTTTGAATCGGTGTCTGCTGCCGTTTCGATGGTTCCCGATACCTATGTAGCCTTGGATGCCGATACAACGCAAAAAGCCTTAAAAATGATCGATAAGTTGGAAGAAGATGATGATGTTCAAACCGTTTCTTCAAATATCGAAATCCCCGAAGGCTTTGAGATGCCGGAATAA